One genomic segment of Odocoileus virginianus isolate 20LAN1187 ecotype Illinois chromosome X, Ovbor_1.2, whole genome shotgun sequence includes these proteins:
- the FAM133A gene encoding protein FAM133A isoform X1 gives MRKTSDKPKLKSVLKNQHRINTPHNEENSTESLLWEPSGTMGKRDNRVAYMNPIAMARWRGSSQSAGPTIQDYLNRPRPTWEEVKKQLENKKKGSKALAEFEEKMNENWKKELEKSREKLLSGSESSSKKRERKKKKKKKSCRSSSSSSSNTDSSSNSPDSEGEEKKEGKKRKKKKNHSYKSSESSPCDCESESKESVKKKKKSKDVTEKEKCIRSLSKKRKKTCPENKLLSLESSSESDYEEEMQAKKKRRCEEQEKAKKKKKKQHKKHSKKKKKKSGSSHKSG, from the coding sequence cAACTGAGAGTCTGCTCTGGGAACCATCAGGCACCATGGGGAAGCGGGACAATCGGGTGGCCTATATGAATCCTATAGCAATGGCCAGATGGAGGGGCTCATCTCAATCTGCAGGCCCAACAATACAAGATTATCTGAATCGACCAAGGCCCACCTGGGAAGAAGtgaaaaaacaattagaaaataaaaagaaaggctCCAAGGCATTAgctgaatttgaagaaaaaatgaatgagaactggaagaaggaactagaaaaaagcagagagaaattaTTAAGTGGAAGTGAGAGCTcatccaaaaaaagagaaagaaagaaaaagaaaaagaagaaatcttgtCGGTCTTCATCTTCTTCTTCATCAAACACTGATTCTTCAAGCAATTCTCCAGATTCTGAaggtgaggaaaagaaagaaggaaaaaagagaaagaaaaagaagaaccatTCATACAAATCATCAGAAAGCTCTCCATGTGATTGTGAATCAGAGAGCAAGGaatctgtaaaaaagaaaaagaagtcaaaggatgtaacagagaaagaaaagtgtaTTAGAAGtctcagcaaaaaaagaaagaagacttgTCCTGAGAATAAACTTTTATCATTGGAGTCCTCATCAGAATCAGATTATGAAGAGGAGATGCaagcaaaaaagaagagaagatgtgAAGagcaagaaaaagcaaagaagaagaagaagaaacagcacAAAAAACAtagtaagaagaagaaaaagaaatcaggttCAAGTCACAAATCAGGAtag
- the FAM133A gene encoding protein FAM133A isoform X2, translating to MGKRDNRVAYMNPIAMARWRGSSQSAGPTIQDYLNRPRPTWEEVKKQLENKKKGSKALAEFEEKMNENWKKELEKSREKLLSGSESSSKKRERKKKKKKKSCRSSSSSSSNTDSSSNSPDSEGEEKKEGKKRKKKKNHSYKSSESSPCDCESESKESVKKKKKSKDVTEKEKCIRSLSKKRKKTCPENKLLSLESSSESDYEEEMQAKKKRRCEEQEKAKKKKKKQHKKHSKKKKKKSGSSHKSG from the coding sequence ATGGGGAAGCGGGACAATCGGGTGGCCTATATGAATCCTATAGCAATGGCCAGATGGAGGGGCTCATCTCAATCTGCAGGCCCAACAATACAAGATTATCTGAATCGACCAAGGCCCACCTGGGAAGAAGtgaaaaaacaattagaaaataaaaagaaaggctCCAAGGCATTAgctgaatttgaagaaaaaatgaatgagaactggaagaaggaactagaaaaaagcagagagaaattaTTAAGTGGAAGTGAGAGCTcatccaaaaaaagagaaagaaagaaaaagaaaaagaagaaatcttgtCGGTCTTCATCTTCTTCTTCATCAAACACTGATTCTTCAAGCAATTCTCCAGATTCTGAaggtgaggaaaagaaagaaggaaaaaagagaaagaaaaagaagaaccatTCATACAAATCATCAGAAAGCTCTCCATGTGATTGTGAATCAGAGAGCAAGGaatctgtaaaaaagaaaaagaagtcaaaggatgtaacagagaaagaaaagtgtaTTAGAAGtctcagcaaaaaaagaaagaagacttgTCCTGAGAATAAACTTTTATCATTGGAGTCCTCATCAGAATCAGATTATGAAGAGGAGATGCaagcaaaaaagaagagaagatgtgAAGagcaagaaaaagcaaagaagaagaagaagaaacagcacAAAAAACAtagtaagaagaagaaaaagaaatcaggttCAAGTCACAAATCAGGAtag